Proteins from one Esox lucius isolate fEsoLuc1 chromosome 19, fEsoLuc1.pri, whole genome shotgun sequence genomic window:
- the deaf1 gene encoding deformed epidermal autoregulatory factor 1 homolog isoform X2 → MDEADSATKGFALDEASINTAVHAVEEGVDSDTESEAEVTTMTVMEEPGNIEIGAESSPNPDDADTAFAEVTTVTVADVQATEDNVFNTTMATTASIPEHVLTGRTTLQIGDGLNPQKATLIVVHTDGSIVDATGLKNATAAVMAAGPQTPSTPMTTGQEKDGSKYNWDPSVYNNELPVRCRNTSGILYKNRLGSGGKGRCIKHNNHWYTPTEFEGMSGRASSKDWKRSIRYAGRPLQCLIQERILNPHAASCTCAACCDDLSLCTKDSPSYAGENVNMTGPVRLFVPYKRRKKENEQPTASEKKEPPLPPTKNITLAPGATFTVSPSGQITTSGTLTFDRTSPGDATAILSEGTAQGEVFTSTAVLTALPALAIAPQPVQVQAKVVSSSPLPSPGLVNGGLEVSGVVEGQRTWLYLEETANSLLSTVQQLKAVVEQARQACHCQAGQDAFSTQGSRKETFQSQISFQHPDDPDGKRGSEITEIIIKQMCVNCGREAMSECTGCHKVNYCSTFCQRKDWKEHQHNCCQTGGAVAIQEEVPMSTIDMEKVKVQQV, encoded by the exons ATGGACGAGGCGGACTCGGCAACGAAGGGATTTGCGTTGGACGAAGCGTCCATAAACACTGCTGTTCACGCGGTTGAGGAGGGGGTGGATTCGGATACGGAGTCGGAGGCCGAAGTTACGACGATGACAGTAATGGAAGAACCGGGGAACATCGAGATTGGAGCCGAGTCCTCGCCGAATCCTGACGATGCCGACACTGCCTTTGCAG AAGTCACAACAGTCACTGTCGCTGATGTCCAAGCAACGGAGGACAATGTATTCAACACAACCATGGCCACCACAGCCTCCATCCCTGAACATGTTCTT ACTGGCAGGACCACCCTACAGATTGGCGACGGACTCAATCCCCAGAAGGCCACTCTGATAGTGGTACACACCGATGGGAGCATAGTGGACGCAACAGGGCTTAAGAACGCCACTGCAGCCGTCATGGCCGCCG GACCCCAGACTCCCTCCACCCCAATGACCACAGGGCAGGAGAAGGATGGTTCCAAATACAACTGGGACCCGTCTGTGTACAACAACGAGCTGCCCGTGCGCTGCAGGAACACCAGCGGAATTTTGTACAAGAACAGGCTGGGCTCTG GTGGAAAGGGGCGGTGCATCAAGCACAACAACCACTGGTACACGCCCACAGAGTTTGAGGGAATGTCAGGCCGGGCAAGCAGCAAGGACTGGAAGAGGAGCATCCGCTACGCGGGGCGTCCCCTGCAGTGCCTCATCCAG gaGCGAATCCTCAACCCCCACGCCGCCTCGTGTACCTGCGCGGCCTGCTGCGACGACCTCTCATTG TGTACCAAGGACAGCCCTTCTTATGCAGGGGAGAACGTTAACATG ACGGGTCCTGTCAGACTGTTTGTCCCTTACAAGAGACGCAAGAAGGAGAACGAGCAGCCGACTGCTTCAGAGAAGAAGGAGCCCCCCCTCCCACCGACCAAGAACATCACACTAGCGCCGGGAGCGACAT TCACCGTGTCTCCGTCTGGCCAGATAACCACGTCAGGGACCCTGACCTTTGACCGGACGTCCCCGGGCGACGCCACGGCCATTCTCTCCGAGGGCACCGCCCAGGGCGAGGTCTTCACCAGCACAGCAG TGCTGACAGCACTCCCAGCCCTGGCCATAGCCCCCCAGCCGGTGCAGGTCCAGGCTAAGGTGGTGTCTTCTTCCCCGTTGCCCTCCCCGGGTCTAGTGAATGGAGGGCTGGAGGTGTCCGGGGTGGTGGAGGGCCAGAGGACCTGGCTTTACCTGGAGGAGACGGCCAACAGCCTGCTGAGCACCGTGCAGCAGCTCAAGGCCGTGGTTGAGCAGGCCAGGCAGGCATGCCACTGTCAGGCAGGCCAGGACGCCTTCAGTACGCAGGGCAGCAGGAAGGAG ACATTCCAGAGTCAGATCTCCTTCCAGCACCCAGACGACCCGGATGGGAAGAGAGGCTCGGAAATCACTGAGATCATCATCAAG CAAATGTGTGTGAACTGTGGACGGGAGGCCATGAGCGAATGCACTGGGTGCCACAAGGTCAACTACTGTTCCACCTTCTGTCAGAGAAAG GACTGGAAGGAGCACCAGCACAACTGCTGCCAGACAGGTGGAGCTGTGGCCATCCAGGAGGAGGTGCCAATGTCGACCATAGACATGGAGAAGGTCAAGGTCCAACAGGTATAG
- the deaf1 gene encoding deformed epidermal autoregulatory factor 1 homolog isoform X1: protein MDEADSATKGFALDEASINTAVHAVEEGVDSDTESEAEVTTMTVMEEPGNIEIGAESSPNPDDADTAFAEVTTVTVADVQATEDNVFNTTMATTASIPEHVLTGRTTLQIGDGLNPQKATLIVVHTDGSIVDATGLKNATAAVMAAGPQTPSTPMTTGQEKDGSKYNWDPSVYNNELPVRCRNTSGILYKNRLGSGGKGRCIKHNNHWYTPTEFEGMSGRASSKDWKRSIRYAGRPLQCLIQERILNPHAASCTCAACCDDLSLCTKDSPSYAGENVNMTGPVRLFVPYKRRKKENEQPTASEKKEPPLPPTKNITLAPGATFTVSPSGQITTSGTLTFDRTSPGDATAILSEGTAQGEVFTSTAGTYMLTALPALAIAPQPVQVQAKVVSSSPLPSPGLVNGGLEVSGVVEGQRTWLYLEETANSLLSTVQQLKAVVEQARQACHCQAGQDAFSTQGSRKETFQSQISFQHPDDPDGKRGSEITEIIIKQMCVNCGREAMSECTGCHKVNYCSTFCQRKDWKEHQHNCCQTGGAVAIQEEVPMSTIDMEKVKVQQV from the exons ATGGACGAGGCGGACTCGGCAACGAAGGGATTTGCGTTGGACGAAGCGTCCATAAACACTGCTGTTCACGCGGTTGAGGAGGGGGTGGATTCGGATACGGAGTCGGAGGCCGAAGTTACGACGATGACAGTAATGGAAGAACCGGGGAACATCGAGATTGGAGCCGAGTCCTCGCCGAATCCTGACGATGCCGACACTGCCTTTGCAG AAGTCACAACAGTCACTGTCGCTGATGTCCAAGCAACGGAGGACAATGTATTCAACACAACCATGGCCACCACAGCCTCCATCCCTGAACATGTTCTT ACTGGCAGGACCACCCTACAGATTGGCGACGGACTCAATCCCCAGAAGGCCACTCTGATAGTGGTACACACCGATGGGAGCATAGTGGACGCAACAGGGCTTAAGAACGCCACTGCAGCCGTCATGGCCGCCG GACCCCAGACTCCCTCCACCCCAATGACCACAGGGCAGGAGAAGGATGGTTCCAAATACAACTGGGACCCGTCTGTGTACAACAACGAGCTGCCCGTGCGCTGCAGGAACACCAGCGGAATTTTGTACAAGAACAGGCTGGGCTCTG GTGGAAAGGGGCGGTGCATCAAGCACAACAACCACTGGTACACGCCCACAGAGTTTGAGGGAATGTCAGGCCGGGCAAGCAGCAAGGACTGGAAGAGGAGCATCCGCTACGCGGGGCGTCCCCTGCAGTGCCTCATCCAG gaGCGAATCCTCAACCCCCACGCCGCCTCGTGTACCTGCGCGGCCTGCTGCGACGACCTCTCATTG TGTACCAAGGACAGCCCTTCTTATGCAGGGGAGAACGTTAACATG ACGGGTCCTGTCAGACTGTTTGTCCCTTACAAGAGACGCAAGAAGGAGAACGAGCAGCCGACTGCTTCAGAGAAGAAGGAGCCCCCCCTCCCACCGACCAAGAACATCACACTAGCGCCGGGAGCGACAT TCACCGTGTCTCCGTCTGGCCAGATAACCACGTCAGGGACCCTGACCTTTGACCGGACGTCCCCGGGCGACGCCACGGCCATTCTCTCCGAGGGCACCGCCCAGGGCGAGGTCTTCACCAGCACAGCAGGTACCTACA TGCTGACAGCACTCCCAGCCCTGGCCATAGCCCCCCAGCCGGTGCAGGTCCAGGCTAAGGTGGTGTCTTCTTCCCCGTTGCCCTCCCCGGGTCTAGTGAATGGAGGGCTGGAGGTGTCCGGGGTGGTGGAGGGCCAGAGGACCTGGCTTTACCTGGAGGAGACGGCCAACAGCCTGCTGAGCACCGTGCAGCAGCTCAAGGCCGTGGTTGAGCAGGCCAGGCAGGCATGCCACTGTCAGGCAGGCCAGGACGCCTTCAGTACGCAGGGCAGCAGGAAGGAG ACATTCCAGAGTCAGATCTCCTTCCAGCACCCAGACGACCCGGATGGGAAGAGAGGCTCGGAAATCACTGAGATCATCATCAAG CAAATGTGTGTGAACTGTGGACGGGAGGCCATGAGCGAATGCACTGGGTGCCACAAGGTCAACTACTGTTCCACCTTCTGTCAGAGAAAG GACTGGAAGGAGCACCAGCACAACTGCTGCCAGACAGGTGGAGCTGTGGCCATCCAGGAGGAGGTGCCAATGTCGACCATAGACATGGAGAAGGTCAAGGTCCAACAGGTATAG
- the bet1l gene encoding BET1-like protein, with protein sequence MADWNRGHGAVDDMLDAENKLLADNLASKVSRLKSLAYDIDKEAEEQNSYLDGMDSNFLSATGLLTGSVKRFSGMVRSGKDNRKILCYVSVGLVFVFFLLYYLIYRLQN encoded by the exons ATGGCGGACTGGAATCGAG GACATGGTGCTGTTGACGATATGTTGGACGCAGAAAACAAGCTTCTGGCTGACAATTTGGCGTCCAAAGTTTCCAGATTAAAATCG CTTGCCTATGACATTGATAAAGAAGCTGAAGAACAGAATTCATATTTGGATGGCATG GACTCTAATTTTCTAAGTGCTACGGGACTGTTGACAGGCAGTGTGAAGAGGTTCTCAGGAATGGTGCGATCTGGGAAAGACAACCGAAAAATTCTTTGCTATGTCTCAGTAGGACTGGTGTTCGTATTCTTCCTGCTCTACTACCTAATCTACAGGCTCCAGAACTGA
- the ticam1 gene encoding TIR domain-containing adapter molecule 1 translates to MTSEMDRKAHTEEEHHGGTGLVDVLKILTKVPYERKLSLNFTLGVSLAEEMVRAISLISLGKRSEALEKLQALGDNLIANYLAEKVRMCGVKLENLSTVSFQESNVDTLVDLARMFKVLAEERLCDQTLRDLAYQTALAACKNKNCVKERSKVEYLYMELSDEAKKVCGPQIEYTVKGTSPKDFSGLCSNQPLVEGRTILGFLDQTGSGQSLPSSLREDSTIYSYPSHLEISVSETIGLKPSNLPLQPPSPMSLEPVPSQNQGVLKYFSRVMSRDKSPTQNEPQPVKVEMDSEKSFAPSCENESVSEDMRVVSLSPGSSTPAHIKIGNPMSLNGHDKVCPTKNLVPPSNTSRPASHPTTLENSSTLGVPLTEQVSASAALIPPLLEEEEEDFFSFVVLHAQEDVAMAEMLTEKLEATGVGKGATFQEFAIPGKNLLMCVEDAINNSAFTILLLTSNFNSRLLEVEASSALMNAIQNRHKYNTVIPFLPRENCMPNEKMPSVLRIYIPLREDKTFEKKAKRAMTPAKIAMQRQLWLTEQAVRAEVKRRERLQMEEKRRGDLIRERQQVEMMRKHLSQQQVNELITPAGGHFAAQGLENQQFNLTNMRLQKNGWSHPQGNIRIENARYIMIGDNSAMTVGIGRDSSEEEDDDRC, encoded by the coding sequence atgacttcagaGATGGACAGGAAAGCTCATACTGAAGAAGAGCACCACGGAGGGACTGGGTTAGTGGATGTCTTGAAGATTCTCACTAAGGTTCCATACGAAAGAAAGCTAAGCCTGAATTTCACGTTGGGTGTCAGCCTTGCCGAGGAGATGGTACGTGCCATATCTCTTATCAGCCTTGGGAAGAGGTCAGAGGCACTGGAAAAGCTCCAGGCTTTGGGGGACAACCTCATTGCAAACTATCTGGCTGAAAAGGTGAGAATGTGTGGAGTCAAACTGGAGAACTTGAGCACTGTTTCTTTCCAAGAATCTAATGTGGACACCCTAGTAGACCTAGCAAGAATGTTCAAGGTGTTGGCTGAGGAGAGGTTATGTGACCAAACTCTCAGGGATTTGGCTTACCAGACTGCTCTAGCCGCATGTAAGAACAAAAACTGTGTTAAAGAGAGATCAAAAGTAGAATATCTTTATATGGAGCTGAGTGACGAGGCTAAGAAGGTTTGCGGGCCTCAGATTGAGTACACAGTTAAGGGCACTTCCCCTAAGGACTTTTCAGGGCTTTGCTCCAACCAACCACTGGTCGAGGGACGTACCATATTGGGCTTTCTTGACCAGACAGGAAGTGGTCAGAGTCTTCCCTCTTCCCTACGAGAAGATTCCACCATATATTCCTACCCTTCTCACTTGGAGATCAGTGTATCTGAAACTATTGGCTTAAAGCCAAGCAACCTCCCTCTTCAGCCTCCTTCTCCAATGAGTTTGGAACCCGTGCCATCACAAAACCAAGGTGtattaaaatacttttctaGGGTAATGTCTAGGGATAAATCACCTACACAAAATGAGCCTCAACCTGTTAAAGTAGAAATGGACAGTGAGAAAAGTTTTGCACCATCTTGTGAGAATGAAAGCGTTTCAGAAGACATGAGAGTTGTATCCCTGTCTCCTGGCTCCTCCACCCCAGCTCACATTAAGATTGGTAACCCCATGAGTCTAAATGGACATGACAAAGTGTGTCCAACAAAGAATCTTGTGCCTCCCTCAAACACCAGCAGGCCTGCCTCTCATCCGACTACACTTGAAAACAGCAGTACATTGGGTGTTCCTCTCACTGAGCAAGTGTCGGCAAGTGCTGCATTGATACCACCATtactggaggaggaggaggaggatttCTTCTCATTTGTCGTCCTGCATGCACAAGAGGACGTGGCTATGGCCGAAATGTTGACAGAGAAACTAGAGGCTACTGGAGTTGGCAAAGGGGCAACCTTTCAGGAATTTGCCATCCCAGGCAAGAACCTGCTGATGTGTGTGGAGGATGCCATCAACAATTCAGCCTTCACTATCCTGCTACTCACTAGCAACTTCAACAGCCGTCTGCTGGAGGTGGAAGCCAGCTCTGCTCTAATGAACGCCATTCAGAATCGACACAAGTACAACACCGTCATCCCTTTTCTGCCACGGGAGAACTGTATGCCCAATGAGAAAATGCCCTCAGTTCTTAGGATCTATATACCATTACGGGAagataaaacctttgaaaaaaaGGCCAAGCGGGCCATGACTCCAGCAAAGATTGCGATGCAGAGGCAGTTGTGGTTGACTGAGCAGGCAGTGAGGGCCGAAGTGAAAAGACGGGAGAGGCTACAAATGGAGGAGAAGCGTCGGGGGGATTTAATTCGTGAACGTCAGCAGGTGGAAATGATGCGGAAACATTTGTCGCAACAACAGGTTAATGAACTCATAACTCCGGCGGGGGGTCACTTCGCTGCTCAAGGTTTAGAAAATCAACAATTCAACTTAACTAATATGAGACTACAGAAAAATGGGTGGAGTCACCCACAAGGAAACATCCGAATCGAGAATGCTCGCTACATCATGATTGGGGATAACTCTGCTATGACTGTGGGGATAGGTAGGGACTCTAGtgaggaggaagatgatgacCGGTGTTAA